From the genome of Chloroflexi bacterium ADurb.Bin180:
TCGTTCGCAGTGGGCCCCATGCGGGACTGGTGAATGAAATCGACTATGAGGGCATTTCCAACGTTGGCGTGGGCTGCGGTCACACTGATTTCCGCACCTATATGCCCGTCGAGACCGAGATAGAGAAGCAGGGCCTTGACCTGATCTCCACCGGTAAGACCATCTCCTTCACCTCGGAGCTCTACCAGCGAGGCGTCCTGACCAAGGCGGACCTGGGCGGGTTGGATCTCACCTGGGGCAATACTGACGCCCAGATTGAGCTCGTCAAGATGATTGCCACCCGCAAGGGCATTGGCGACACCCTGGCTCTGGGTACGTACGAAGCGGGCCGGAAGATCGGCCACGGCGCCGAGCAATACGCTATGGTCGCCGGCTTGCACAATGAGATGTCAGGTAGTGACCCGCGCAGCTCTGCCGCAATGATCAACACCGCGTACGTGGCGGCAGAACGCGGCTCTTCCCACAATGCTCCGGCCGGCACCTGGGACGCACCAGACCCAGTCTGGCAGGACAAGATGACCCTCTTTGACTCGCTGGTGGTGTGCCTGTTTGTTTCGGTGGATGGCTGGGGTTCGGTCAATCCCATCAACCCAGACTATCTGGCTATGCTCAACTCGGCCACCGGCTGGAACATTGACGAGAGAGGTTTCCTTCAAATTGGGGAGCGAATCGCCAACCTGGAGCATGCTTTCAACATCCGTGAGGGCTTCCGCAGAGCGGACTGGGAGTACTTGCCCCCTCGTATGTTTGAAGGCTTGCCCACTGGACCGAACGAGGGAGACAAGCTCACGCCCGAAATCGTCAAGTCCTTCCTTGACGAATTGTACACGCTTCGCGGCTGGGACGTGGCTACGGGCATCCCAACGCGGGCCAAGCTCGAGTCCCTTGACCTGAAAGACGTTGCCGACGAACTCAAGGTGTAGTATCCGTTAGTTCCTGGAGCGGTCTGCCGCTCCGCAAGTGACATCTCTCTCTGCAGGCTGGTGGGCGCTGGTCTGACGCCCACCAGCCTGCTTGTTCGCTGCCAAGGAAACGCCGTTTTGTCTGGGAGCAGTGTTCCGAGACCTCGCGTACAGCTGCGCTGTTAGCCAAAGTTGAAAAGTGAACTCATCAAAAGTTGAAAAGTGAACTGGTTGGCTTTGCTCACGAGTTGGGCAAGGCGCGGAGGGGATAGACGGCCGAGTGCGCCACCTTGCCTGCCCACCAGATGCGGATTTCCATCGTGTCTGTGTCAGTGTTGGGGATGATGTGAACATCAACCTCCTCGCGTAGGGGGACATTGGGTACCTCAATGTCATGGTTGAAGAGAGAGATGCGGCGGTAGCCATTGACGACTCTGGTCTCGTGCAGGCAGAAGACGTCTTTGGCTTCACGGTAGGGTTTGGGCAGAGCTAGGGGCCGGAAGAGGGTGCAGCCGGACGTTCTAGCCTGGTCGAAACGGAGACTGGGGATCTGGCCGGTGGTAGCGTGGACTTGATGGTTGTTGTAGCGGTCCACCTCGTAGCGCAGGACAGCGCGCACTTCGTCAATGGTAGAGAGGTGATCCAGGGCAGATTGGCGGACGATGCGATCCTGCATCCAGCGGAAGGTTCTCTCCACTTTTCCTTTGGCCTGCGGCGAAAGGGCATAGATTACATCCACGCCCAGGGTACGCATGACCTGGCGCCACTGGGGGTCGACATCGTCGGTGGTGAGAACGTGGTTGCGCCAGAAGCTATCCCGTTTCTGTACGAAGCGGAAGACGCGCAAGTTATCGACATAGTAGCGCAATGGCAAGCCATAGGTTTGCATAAGGGTTTGCGCTGCCTGGATATGTGCCCAGGCAGTCTCGTGCGGGAAGAAATCGGCGAACAACAGTTTGCGGCTGTAGTCGTCAATGGAGGTGATGAGCGTCCATTTTTCTGCGGCGTAGGGTGACCAGAGGTGCACCGAAGCATCATGCTGCACTAGGGCGCCAATAGCGGCGGTCAGGACTTGGCGATCATGAACTTGGCTCTTGCGGTGTGGCCTGTAGCAGCCTAGAGCCTTGGCTCTCGTGATGATGGTGGTAGTGGAGACGGTGATGCCGTGTTGACTGAGGCGGTCACGCAATGCCGAGTAGTTGTAGTCGGAGATGGGGAGTTGTGGGTCTTCTACCAGCCCTTTCTCTCGCAGCAACTCTGCTCTGATGCTCTCCTCTGCCTCGGACGAGAGGCGGGCCGGTGTTCGCCGATGGTAGTCAATGGTGAAGCGGTCTGGCGCACGCCGGAACTCTCTGAGCAGGGCAAAGAAACGCGTCTTTCCCAGATGCAGCATCTCCTCTACTTCGGACCGGCACAGCGTACCTTGGCAGTAGCCCAACAGCAGCACCCGGATCTGCTCTGCAGTGAAGCGCCGATGTATCTGATCCATTGATCCCTCCCATAAGAACTGGAGGAATCTACCACAAATCGTGGGCGGCAAGGCCTGTCAAAGCCAGCATAGAATTGATCAAAATAGCCAACTTAAAACTGTCCAGCACACATGTCCGACTTGTGGGTTAGGCCTCCTTCTGTGGCTCGGCCAGTTCGGTGAAGACGCCGGCCTTGCGTTTCTCCCGCAGCCGATAGCTCTGGCCGCGGATGTTGATCGTCGTCGAGAAGTGCAGCAGCCGGTCCAGGATGGCCGCTGCAAGTACCTGGTCGGCGAAGATGTCGCCCCAGTCGCCATAGGACTTGTTCGAGGTGAGGATGATTGAGCCTCGGCCATAGCGGCGACTGACCAGTTGGAACAGGAACTGAGCAGCCATGCGGTCGAGAGGGAAGTAACCCATCTCGTCCAGGATGAGCAACCTGGGACGGCAGAGCGTGTGCAAGCGGTGGTCCAGGCGGTCCTCCTTGGCATCGCGGTGCAGTTGCTCGAGCAAGTCGACCATAGTGGTGAAGTAGACGCTGGTGGCATGCTGGATGGCCACCATGCCCAGGGCAATGGCCAGGTGCGTCTTGCCGACGCCGGGCGGTCCCAGAAAGAGGACATTCTCTCCGTTGGCGATGAAGCTGAGGCTTGCCAGCTCGCGGACCTGACGTTCGCTGATGGCCGGTTGGAAGGAGAAGTCGAATTGGTCCAAGGTTTTGGCGAAGGGGAAGTGAGCCAGTTTGCTCTTCATGGCCACGTCCCGCTCGTAGCGCGCCGAGACCTCGGTGTCGAGGAGTTGCTCCAAGAACTCGCAGTAGGTCCAGTCATGCTTCGCTGCTTCCTGGGCTATGGCATCGATGCACTCAGCCATTCTGGGCAGCTTGAGCCGGGCCAGATGAGATTGCACGCGAGGATAGGCCACATCGCTCATCAGGCCACTCCCAGGAGCTGGTCGTACCAGACGAGCGGCCTGATCTCGACCTCGGGCGCGGCAGGTAGGTCGGCCAGGCTCTGTGGAGCAGGCAGTTGGACTGCGCTGGGTCGCCGCGCGGGTGGTGAGCTGTGACCAAGGCGGGCGTAGTGAGCCGCCAGTGCGATACGCTGGTTACGACCCTCTGCCAGGCGGTGACGGGCGATTTCTTCGTCCCGAGCGTCGAGGACAAGCAGTTGGCCGTCTTCGCTCTCCTTCACTTGGAGCAGTTGCCCGGCATATGCGGCGGGCACCGAGTAGTAGTTGCCGTCGTAGCTCAAGAAGCAGTCTTTGGTGGAGCGCCGGAAGGCGATCAGGCTGGTGTCATAGTCAGGCTTGCCATCCAGAGGCAGCAGAGGCTCCTGCGCCAAGCGCTCCAATGGCACCTCAGCAGTCGTACCGTGC
Proteins encoded in this window:
- a CDS encoding Integrase core domain protein, which gives rise to MDQIHRRFTAEQIRVLLLGYCQGTLCRSEVEEMLHLGKTRFFALLREFRRAPDRFTIDYHRRTPARLSSEAEESIRAELLREKGLVEDPQLPISDYNYSALRDRLSQHGITVSTTTIITRAKALGCYRPHRKSQVHDRQVLTAAIGALVQHDASVHLWSPYAAEKWTLITSIDDYSRKLLFADFFPHETAWAHIQAAQTLMQTYGLPLRYYVDNLRVFRFVQKRDSFWRNHVLTTDDVDPQWRQVMRTLGVDVIYALSPQAKGKVERTFRWMQDRIVRQSALDHLSTIDEVRAVLRYEVDRYNNHQVHATTGQIPSLRFDQARTSGCTLFRPLALPKPYREAKDVFCLHETRVVNGYRRISLFNHDIEVPNVPLREEVDVHIIPNTDTDTMEIRIWWAGKVAHSAVYPLRALPNS
- the ydhV_3 gene encoding putative oxidoreductase YdhV; protein product: MADTLFGYAGKILEVDLTTHSTKTVEVTPDLAKKYLGGVGFAAHFLWSRVKPGTDPLGPDNLLMFMTGPMTGTGASGTRWSAAFKSPHTGAWAQTAMGGDIGPELKYAGWDGIIITGKSDAPVYLSINNSKVQLKDARKLWGKDTHETSLAIEKELKDRLVKVACIGPAGENRVVIASINSENFRAFGRLGGGAVMGAKNLKAVAIRGTGEVKVADLDAFWKLVEQQRANLLSPDNYWFRRWGTQTYNEWLNDVDQLGRKNFQEAWLAPDEFREVSAQYLEKTSELGRRACIGCANRCSTMGIVRSGPHAGLVNEIDYEGISNVGVGCGHTDFRTYMPVETEIEKQGLDLISTGKTISFTSELYQRGVLTKADLGGLDLTWGNTDAQIELVKMIATRKGIGDTLALGTYEAGRKIGHGAEQYAMVAGLHNEMSGSDPRSSAAMINTAYVAAERGSSHNAPAGTWDAPDPVWQDKMTLFDSLVVCLFVSVDGWGSVNPINPDYLAMLNSATGWNIDERGFLQIGERIANLEHAFNIREGFRRADWEYLPPRMFEGLPTGPNEGDKLTPEIVKSFLDELYTLRGWDVATGIPTRAKLESLDLKDVADELKV
- a CDS encoding transposase/IS protein, with amino-acid sequence MSDVAYPRVQSHLARLKLPRMAECIDAIAQEAAKHDWTYCEFLEQLLDTEVSARYERDVAMKSKLAHFPFAKTLDQFDFSFQPAISERQVRELASLSFIANGENVLFLGPPGVGKTHLAIALGMVAIQHATSVYFTTMVDLLEQLHRDAKEDRLDHRLHTLCRPRLLILDEMGYFPLDRMAAQFLFQLVSRRYGRGSIILTSNKSYGDWGDIFADQVLAAAILDRLLHFSTTINIRGQSYRLREKRKAGVFTELAEPQKEA